From the Lycorma delicatula isolate Av1 chromosome 4, ASM4794821v1, whole genome shotgun sequence genome, the window GCTATGGACCAGAAGAGTCACATTTTGCTGTTGAACTGACTTACAACTATAATGTTGATTCGTATGTCCTTGGTAATGATTTTCTTGGTATTACAATTAGATCGAGTGAAGCAATTGAAAGAGCTAAAGCAAACGATTGGCCAGTAACTGAAGAAAATGGATTAAATCTTATCCTAGCACCTGGTggttataaattctttttaattgacGAACCTCAACCTACAGATAAAggtattcattcttttttaatgaaaattaaagaataaagaaaagccCTCATTCCAGTCAAATTGTATTAGATTTTCAATGCACTGgcaaataaactgattaaaaggAAAGGATTAGTTGATTAGAAATTGTTTCAGTTGGtgcttgtaatatttaaaaaaataatttaattaattaataaaaagctcAGCATAATATCACTTGGCCTGATTTCCTGAGAAGTCTTTACAAACAGTTTGACAGTACCTTctaataaaatacctttttttccaTTGTACACCAGGAAGTAGAGCAAaacaataaatacagaattttggggaaaaaaatttttgataaaatttttttagcacACCCATTCTGTATAGAATAGTGTTTAAATTGGTTACAGTAGACTAATTTAAAAGTTTCAAAGATTTCAGCTGAGTGTCCATGCTTTCACGCTAAATCAAGCTTCTTCAGAGAAGAGTCTTTGTACTGTATATAAAAACTGGCTATGTATGTAAGCTTTTAGATATAAAAGATATGAGCCAAAGGTGCTGATGATTAAaactcataataattaaaaaaaaaaaaacaatattctggAGTCAGTGTGACACAAAAACTGCCGTGGCCAAAGCCATCAGTTGTAATAAGGAATGGAAAAAATATTCAGTTCCAGATTTAAAATCTCCTCTGTACAAAGgctttttatttcagtttgtttttcagaatagtttttgaataattcaGATTTTCTCATTACTTCAAAGAAGTACTGAAAATTAATGAACAGaattagatttcattttaattatttttaacattccagACTTCATCTTTTAAcctattttcttacaaaattttgagaaagtaTTCTTAGATTTCTGTCTTGTCTCAGCTgactatttgaatttaattaattctcttaacatagaaatactttttttctacaatcaaaaacttttttcattgtcTAAGTCTGGATTGTGTACTGACTGCTTTATGATCTCTTTCttctaaatctaatttattatcagttttttttttcagatcctGTGGAGAAAGTATCTCTGGCAAGTACAAACCTGAATAAAACAATCGACTTTTGGAATACTACACTtggaatgattatttataaacatgATGACAAGAGTATAGTTATGGGTTATGGTGATGATCAGGTTAAACTGGAATACAAACATATCGGTTGgtataaacatatatgtatgaggtttgagaataaaataatgagactaatttgaaaaaaaaaattatctgtagttttagttaactgaaattttatttccttctgCTTGTACACACTTACTCCACTTCTTCCATTGTTGGTATCATGTCTGGAGTTCTGCCTGAGTTCCTTGTTAGAGCCATTTAGACATCTCTTGTTTGAAAATAATGACTCTTGATTGCCAATTTGacttttggaaatagaaaaacaTCATGTGGGACAAGATCCAGTGAAACAAGGTGGCTTTTGGTAATACTGAAATCCCTTTTGAAGTTAAAAACTGCTAAATAGAATCTAATTATTGGCAATGTTTAAACAGATAGGCAATGTTTTCTTTATAGGAATATTGATTTACTGTTTCTCCAGGAGGCACCTACCCTTTATGAACAATGGCCTTCAAAGTAAGAAGCACATAAGCTTGCacttcacttttgactttgacatccaatttttgttttttcgatcTTGGTGATCTTTGTGAACACCATTGTAAATTTTGAGgttttgtctctggatcataCTGTAAGGACTGGCATTCATCAGTAGTGATAACTGATTCACTGTTTTGAGTTGATTCCATTTATTCCAAAAGATCAACTCGCAATTTTTCCGCAAAATTCACGGCGACTGTGATTTTTTTGGATcccatttttgcacaaatttcttttgttcttcaattaCTATTAGGTTAGTAGTTTCCTGATTGATGTTCACTTTTTCTACaatcattttttctataaatctttGATCAGCTAGTATAATTTTTCATACTCTGGCAGTATTACCCTCTGTCTGTGTAAGTGATGGTCATCCCtgtggtcttcatcttcaactgTCATTCTGccttcataaaacattttatgcCAACAAAAAGCTTATGCTCTTGACATTCTCTCAgagtttaacaaaaaagaaaaggcttATTGTTGTATGTGCAATATTTCTTGATTCCATTTACATGATGAGAAAGGGAGACTTGTCTTTACTTATTACACTATTATTCAAGACTGAGAGATAGCAGTGTTGTGCTTTTAGGACTTCTAGTGGTGGGAGGGGGAGTATCAAGATCAAAAATAGTGTATCTATGCAAACTACAGGGATGCCATATCCCTGTATcacattactgaaaaaaatcagtctcattacttcatTGTTCAacttcattaattcttttttccaaaCACATCATCttgttttgataaatatatttggtCAATTTCTTTCATATACATGTatagcaaaatataaaataatattgtaattttttcaattgcgCTTTTTGAACTCTAATGATCCATCATgacttataaatatatagatataaaacatTGTCACATATAAAAGTTGCAAGCCTATAGTGGAGTGGTTTGAATTGTATTgttaaattagttattaacaattgttattatttaacttaCTATTTCAGTGTtgctttttaactttaaaattttacctcttaaaaaatatttagaccaGCTGTCCAGTATCCAGACTTCCGCCATCTCATTTTGACTTGTGTGGAAAATGCCTTAAAACACTCATAAAATTGTtagatagtaaaaatttatttttattttatagatatataccagtagttcttttttattttaagtttttattcattgttaattttttataagattatcaaCAAGGTTTATtatgtaaactattaaaaattctaaataaaaaataatgcagcAAATGCTCTAAGAATCCTATTTGCTTTTTTAAACCattgttcttttaaaattgaGCTCAtcccaaaatttatattaatcattttgtaTCTGCATCCCATTTTTTGTGACTGGTGTTCTATGAAATGGTGATGcatcttttagttaattttttttattactgtatttcattgaaatttaacaCATTACTAATGCTATTTTGCAGATGAGCCTATTGATCATGCGACAGCATATGGCAGAATAGCATTTTCAGTTCCTTGGAAAGAacttgaaaatattgattttagtaTAAGAAATGCTGATTTGGATTATAAAATTCTGGTACCAGGAGTTTGCCTTGACACACCTGGCAAAGCTACTGTCACAGTTGAAATTATTTCTGATGCTGTAAGttaaattatggaataaattatCTATTGAGTTTTATGTGTGCATTTTTATGATTAGTctcttgtaaatttattaatgttaccaTTTGTAAAAAaagcagattattttttattttcaaagtgtaAAAGCAAACTACTTAATATGCAATCACCAACTAATCTGTAAGTGGTTTGATTACTAGCTGATACTGATAATAATGAGTAAAATTAGTACTGCAGTATGGGTCATTATTTATTACCTGAACTACTTCGATCCACTAATTTGTTGTGAAAACTTGCAGCAGTGCAGTCACCTGTTGTTACCAGGTGTTAATTTCATCTGTTGTTGATTGCCTTTACATGTTGTTAGTAAATTTTCTGAAGCTTATAAATTATGTGACTATCACAGTAAGAAGTCAGTTAAAAGTGTTATAGTCTAACATGTGTATTTGCATCATAAGTGGTGGTATACATATCAGTCCATGGCCtttgtttttcttctatattaaagGCACCCCTTGGCATACATTTCCGTTTATTTCTGCTCAGATGGTAAAAAGTGACATTATATTCAGGATAGtcatttaattattcattgaatagttctataatattttaaaatgattaaatgttaCATGATTTGCTTTCAAAGTGCCTTTGGAATTTATTAGTTACACCTTCTTCAGTAAAGTTATCAATAGCACCTTTGGTAATGAcattcatttcaaaattattaggaACCTCCTAAGTATGTAACCACGTAGTACAATCAATTCATTTTGTAttagttcattaatattttcttctcttttttgttacattttatatttttgtaactttcataTTGCTGAAGATTTTGATTTTCATGTGCTAACTTTGATGACaaactatacaataaaattacaaaaaaatgttattggaaAGAATGTAAAAGAACTAAAAACTGATCTTACaccaaaatttccaaaaaaaaaaaaaaaaaaaaaatttactataatttattataacagtatAAACAAACtgcatatccttttttttacttgtcTATAAGAACTGCAGGGTCCGGCAGAATGATTTGACAATTTTGTAGTCATCATTATGTTAGCATAACTGTCAGTGAGAAGACCAGGACCACTGTCCTTCCTAGCACTTGTCTTACAGTTTTAGTTGACATCATGcatttgtgattgaagcctattttaaaaataatgattcccTTATCACTACTCAgcatttattttgcagacattttaatttaaatcaaaacacgtctgttcctagtaggaatacaaTATTACTTTGGGTAAAACACTTTCCAAACACATtgtctgctttaaaaattaaatcaactggATGAAAATGCAGTATTAGAACACCCAAAAACATTGATGCCATAAGGTTAGTTGCAACGCAGTCTTCACAACATTGAACAGTGAGGCATGCTGCTGCACTAAGCATTTCTCACCAAAG encodes:
- the LOC142324092 gene encoding glyoxalase domain-containing protein 4: MVTPTARALHFVFKIGDRALTAKFYREILGMKVLRHEEFQEGCLAECNGPYNNRWSKTMVGYGPEESHFAVELTYNYNVDSYVLGNDFLGITIRSSEAIERAKANDWPVTEENGLNLILAPGGYKFFLIDEPQPTDKDPVEKVSLASTNLNKTIDFWNTTLGMIIYKHDDKSIVMGYGDDQVKLEYKHIDEPIDHATAYGRIAFSVPWKELENIDFSIRNADLDYKILVPGVCLDTPGKATVTVEIISDADGHEICFVDDENFRKLSEFDPESNAELDKYIRKDEARKEKQKAEAN